Within the uncultured Bacteroides sp. genome, the region CAGAAGATAATGCCTCTTTAAGTAAATACAAGCTTTTGGCAGGAATGTCTGTCGTAGTAAAAATTATCAAGGGTTAGTAATGAAAGATGTTACACTTGCTCACCGGTTTCGCAGAAAAGTAAGAAACCGGGACTCGGCATTTCATCCTCAACACAAGGAGTATAAGTGGTGGCTCTTGGGCAATATCATGATTGGAACATTCATGGCTGTGCTCGATTCAACCATTGTGAATGTGGCATTGCCTAAAATCATGACTTCTTTTGGAGTGGGGATTGATAAAATTCAATGGGTATCTACAGCTTATATGCTTGCTATGGCAGTGATGTTGCCAACTTCGGGTTGGATGGCCGATAAGTTTGGTTACAAGCGAATGTACTTTCTCGGATTAGTGCTGTTTACCTTAGGATCATTGTTTTGCGGAATGTCCGGTAATGAAGATATGTTGATCTTATCCCGGGTTATCCAGGGTTTTGGAGCCGGTGCTATTCAGCCTTTAGGTATGGCTATCATCTCGAGAGAGTTTCCTCCTAAACAAAGAGGATTAGCTCTGGGCTTCTGGGCTATTGCAGCCGCCGCTTCCGTATCGTTTGGTCCGCTTATAGGAGGATATCTGGTTGATAATTTTAACTGGCAATTGATCTTTGATGTGAATGTTCCTATTGGAATTATTGGGATGGCGGCAACGTTGATTATACAAAGTGAATATAAAAATAAGCGGGTACGTAAATTTGATATTGTAGGATTCTTTTCTGCAGTGATATTTCTGCCATTGCTTCTTTATGCTCTTTCTCAGGGAAATGCAGCAACTAACTCAGATGGCTGGAGTGCTCCATATATTTTGGTCTGTTTTGCGATTTCTTTGATTACAATGGTCATATTTATTACTACAGAACTAACTGTTGATGAACCTTTGCTGGATTTACGCCTGCTTAAAGACAGAAATTTCGGGATTTGTTCTCTTATTATGCTAATGTTTAGTATCGGGATGTTTGGCAGTACTTTCCTGCTGCCTCTTTATCTTCAGAATTCATTAGGATACACAGCCTTGCA harbors:
- a CDS encoding DHA2 family efflux MFS transporter permease subunit — protein: MIGTFMAVLDSTIVNVALPKIMTSFGVGIDKIQWVSTAYMLAMAVMLPTSGWMADKFGYKRMYFLGLVLFTLGSLFCGMSGNEDMLILSRVIQGFGAGAIQPLGMAIISREFPPKQRGLALGFWAIAAAASVSFGPLIGGYLVDNFNWQLIFDVNVPIGIIGMAATLIIQSEYKNKRVRKFDIVGFFSAVIFLPLLLYALSQGNAATNSDGWSAPYILVCFAISLITMVIFITTELTVDEPLLDLRLLKDRNFGICSLIMLMFSIGMFGSTFLLPLYLQNSLGYTALQAGAVFLPVGIIQGAMSPTSGFLANKINPKWMIIAGVILLAFSFYINSSFSYLTERSYIMLGLYIRGFALGIIFTPLSTLSLSQIPREKMAQASGVSNTIRQIGGSLGVAILTTVLTTRVTYHTELYSEALQPDSPVYRQVKSGLQNFAESRVGSTPAVAAQQGQVLLISNIGKQAYIQGVDDDFLLVAVITLLGSAPVLLLRRKKNNE